In Falco biarmicus isolate bFalBia1 chromosome 5, bFalBia1.pri, whole genome shotgun sequence, a single genomic region encodes these proteins:
- the UCN3 gene encoding urocortin-3 yields the protein MAHTRLLLLLALLCAAETGQALHLYSAASIFSCLNAALAEAQKSRPEENTILDKRSFDLPSPEEVSDEEVGEDAVDEEMGKRTFPGEGHYKYVSQAQVKGKTYQNRAKSDRRTKVTLSLDVPTNIMNILFNIAKAKNLRAKAAANAHLMAQIGRRK from the coding sequence ATGGCCCacaccaggctgctgctcctccttgcCCTCCTCTGTGCTGCCGAGACTGGCCAAGCTCTCCACCTCTACAGCGCCGCCTCTATCTTCAGCTGCCTCAATGCAGCCCTTGCTGAAGCCCAGAAGAGCCGCCCAGAAGAAAACACCATCTTGGACAAGCGCAGTTTCGACTTGCCATCGCCAGAGGAGGTGTCAGATGAGGAGGTGGGGGAGGATGCGGTGGATgaagagatggggaaaaggacGTTCCCAGGGGAAGGCCATTACAAATATGTCTCCCAGGCACAGGTAAAGGGGAAGACGTACCAAAACCGGGCCAAGAGCGACCGCCGCACCAAGGTCACCCTCTCCCTCGACGTCCCCACCAACATCATGAACATTCTCTTCAACATCGCCAAAGCCAAGAACTTGCGGGCAAAGGCCGCCGCCAATGCTCACCTCATGGCCCAAATCGGGCGGCGGAAGTGA